In one Arenibacter antarcticus genomic region, the following are encoded:
- the bcp gene encoding thioredoxin-dependent thiol peroxidase has product MNTLKVGDKVPSFTANDQDGNTIKLSDYEGKKLVVFFYPKASTPGCTAEACNLRDNYSELQAQGYELLGVSADSQKRQSNFRNKYEFPFPLLADEDHTVLNAFGVWGPKKFMGRKYDGIHRMTFLIDEKGIVSKVIEKVKTKDHAAQIL; this is encoded by the coding sequence ATGAATACACTAAAAGTAGGAGATAAGGTACCGTCATTTACGGCTAATGATCAAGACGGCAATACAATTAAACTATCCGATTATGAGGGGAAAAAATTGGTAGTTTTTTTCTATCCCAAAGCAAGTACCCCGGGATGTACGGCAGAGGCCTGTAACCTAAGGGATAATTATTCGGAACTTCAGGCTCAAGGTTATGAATTATTGGGGGTTAGTGCTGATTCGCAAAAAAGACAATCCAATTTCAGAAATAAATATGAATTCCCATTTCCCCTATTGGCAGATGAAGACCATACCGTATTGAATGCATTTGGGGTATGGGGACCAAAAAAATTTATGGGAAGAAAATATGACGGAATTCACAGAATGACTTTTTTGATCGATGAAAAGGGGATAGTGTCTAAAGTAATAGAGAAAGTTAAAACTAAAGACCACGCTGCCCAAATACTATAA
- the uvrA gene encoding excinuclease ABC subunit UvrA: MTPIKDIDPKHNIIIKGAKLHNLKNIDVVIPRNKLVVITGLSGSGKSSLAFDTLYAEGQRRYVESLSSYARQFLGKLDKPKVDYIKGIAPAIAIEQKVNSTNPRSTVGTSTEIFDYLKLMFARIGRTISPISGLEVKKHTVTDVVEHVKTYEEGTKLLLLAPIKISAERDPIKSLQLLSKQGFARILYQGEVVRIDDEITDIGREFLLVVDRIIFKNDEDFYNRLGNAIDTAFFEGKGECLIQELTTGQNTPFSNKFELDGVSFLEPNVHLFSFNNPYGACPKCEGYGDVIGIDEELVIPNTSLSVYENAIFPWRGESMGRYRDQLVNAAYKFDFPIHKPWYQLTQEQKELVWQGNSQFTGLNKFFEMLEEKSYKIQNRVMLSRYRGKTKCTSCRGKRLRKETDYVKVSGKSISDLVELPIENLIQFFKEISLNDNDQKIANRLLKEIESRLGFLNNVGLSYLTLNRKSNSLSGGESQRINLATSLGSSLVGSMYILDEPSIGLHPKDTENLIVVLKALRDLGNTVIVVEHDEDIMKAADEVIDIGPLAGTHGGEVVAQGTLKEVCKSKSLTAAYLNGDMEIAVPKTRRTHKKYIEIKGARENNLKNIDVTFPLNVLTVITGVSGSGKSTLVKRLLYPLVLKEIGGFGEKAGQFTSIEGDFTSLKHVEYVDQNPIGRSSRSNPVTYIKAYDDIRSLFSSQKLSKLRGYQPKHFSFNVEGGRCEKCKGEGEITVEMQFMADVHLICETCNGKRFKKEVLEVRFEDANIDDVLNMTIDDAVDFFERNKQTKIVTKLKPLQDVGLGYVTLGQSSSTLSGGEAQRIKLASFLVKGTTKDKALFIFDEPTTGLHFHDIKKLLKSFDALLAKGHSIVVIEHNIDLIKCADYIIDLGLEGGEKGGQLIVSGTPEEVSDNKVSYTAPYLKEKLQRGK; this comes from the coding sequence ATGACCCCAATTAAAGATATAGACCCAAAGCACAATATTATAATAAAGGGGGCCAAGCTCCACAACTTAAAAAATATCGATGTTGTAATCCCTAGGAACAAATTAGTGGTTATAACGGGACTTTCGGGTTCGGGGAAATCTAGCTTGGCATTCGACACACTCTATGCGGAGGGGCAACGCAGATATGTAGAGAGCCTATCATCGTATGCACGACAGTTTTTGGGTAAATTGGACAAACCTAAGGTAGATTATATTAAGGGGATAGCACCCGCTATTGCCATAGAGCAAAAGGTGAATTCTACCAATCCCAGATCTACTGTTGGGACTTCAACAGAAATTTTTGATTATTTAAAATTAATGTTTGCCAGAATTGGTAGGACCATATCTCCCATTTCTGGTTTGGAGGTTAAAAAACATACAGTAACTGATGTGGTAGAACATGTGAAAACGTATGAAGAAGGCACAAAACTATTGTTACTGGCTCCAATAAAAATTAGTGCAGAAAGAGATCCTATAAAATCGCTTCAGTTATTATCCAAACAGGGTTTTGCCAGAATTTTATACCAGGGAGAAGTCGTAAGGATCGATGATGAAATAACTGACATTGGCAGAGAGTTTCTATTGGTAGTAGATCGGATCATTTTTAAGAATGATGAGGATTTTTACAATAGACTAGGCAATGCCATTGATACTGCATTTTTTGAGGGCAAGGGGGAGTGTTTAATCCAGGAACTCACAACAGGCCAAAATACACCTTTCAGCAATAAATTTGAGCTTGATGGAGTTTCGTTTCTTGAACCAAACGTACATCTATTCAGCTTTAACAATCCCTATGGCGCCTGTCCTAAATGTGAGGGTTATGGCGACGTTATTGGTATAGATGAAGAATTGGTTATTCCCAACACTTCCCTTTCCGTATACGAAAATGCCATTTTTCCGTGGAGAGGAGAAAGCATGGGTCGTTATAGAGACCAATTGGTGAATGCCGCTTATAAATTTGATTTTCCGATTCATAAACCTTGGTACCAACTCACCCAGGAACAAAAAGAGCTTGTATGGCAGGGCAACAGTCAATTTACCGGCCTGAACAAGTTTTTTGAAATGCTGGAGGAAAAAAGCTATAAGATCCAAAACAGGGTAATGTTGTCTAGGTATAGGGGTAAAACCAAATGTACTAGCTGTCGGGGAAAGCGATTGAGAAAAGAAACGGACTACGTAAAGGTCTCCGGGAAATCTATTTCAGACCTGGTAGAATTGCCCATAGAAAATTTAATTCAATTTTTTAAGGAGATCAGCTTAAATGATAACGATCAAAAAATAGCAAACAGACTGCTTAAAGAAATAGAGAGCAGGTTGGGGTTTTTAAACAATGTTGGACTTAGCTATTTAACGCTCAACAGGAAATCCAATTCCCTATCTGGAGGAGAAAGTCAGCGGATAAATTTGGCAACCTCCCTAGGAAGTAGTTTGGTAGGTTCCATGTATATCTTGGACGAGCCTAGTATTGGGCTACACCCTAAGGATACAGAGAATTTAATCGTAGTACTAAAGGCCCTGCGCGATTTAGGTAATACGGTTATTGTTGTTGAACATGATGAGGATATTATGAAGGCAGCGGACGAGGTAATAGATATAGGTCCCTTGGCGGGCACCCATGGCGGGGAGGTGGTAGCACAAGGAACCCTTAAGGAGGTATGTAAATCCAAATCCCTTACTGCAGCTTACCTAAACGGCGACATGGAAATAGCCGTTCCCAAAACGAGGCGTACTCATAAAAAATATATAGAAATTAAAGGAGCACGGGAAAACAACCTAAAAAATATAGATGTAACCTTCCCCTTAAATGTATTGACCGTTATTACAGGTGTCTCTGGTAGTGGGAAGAGTACTTTGGTAAAACGACTATTATATCCCCTAGTACTTAAGGAAATTGGCGGATTTGGTGAAAAAGCAGGTCAGTTTACTAGTATTGAAGGAGATTTCACCTCATTAAAGCATGTAGAATACGTAGACCAGAATCCCATAGGGCGTTCTTCGCGATCCAACCCAGTGACCTATATTAAGGCCTATGATGATATCCGAAGCCTATTTTCCTCGCAAAAACTTAGCAAGCTCAGAGGTTATCAACCCAAACACTTTTCCTTCAACGTAGAGGGCGGCCGCTGTGAGAAATGCAAGGGAGAAGGTGAGATTACTGTGGAGATGCAATTTATGGCCGATGTGCATCTGATATGTGAAACCTGTAACGGCAAGAGGTTTAAAAAAGAAGTGCTGGAGGTTAGGTTCGAGGATGCCAATATTGATGATGTGCTTAATATGACTATAGATGATGCTGTGGATTTTTTCGAAAGGAACAAACAGACCAAAATAGTCACCAAACTAAAACCATTACAGGATGTTGGACTAGGGTATGTAACCTTGGGACAATCCTCTTCTACCCTTTCTGGTGGAGAGGCCCAACGTATTAAATTAGCGTCATTTTTAGTGAAGGGAACTACAAAGGACAAAGCCCTCTTTATATTTGATGAACCTACTACAGGGCTCCATTTTCACGATATTAAAAAATTGTTGAAATCTTTTGATGCCTTACTCGCTAAGGGCCACTCTATAGTTGTTATTGAACACAATATAGATTTGATAAAATGTGCAGACTATATCATAGACTTAGGGCTTGAAGGAGGGGAAAAAGGTGGTCAACTAATAGTATCGGGAACTCCCGAGGAGGTTTCTGATAACAAGGTTTCCTATACCGCACCTTATTTAAAAGAGAAGTTACAAAGAGGCAAATAG
- a CDS encoding lipopolysaccharide biosynthesis protein, with amino-acid sequence MGIVFKQSLNNTLITYFGFVIGGINLLFLYTRFLTDEYFGLVNVILSASAVLMPLLAFGVPNTLVKYFAGFQAGRSRDSFLTLMVFLPLVLILPIALISQISNEAIGNFLSKENPVVKGYVWHIFLIGVAMAYFEVFYAWAKVNMRSVFGNFMKEVFSRITVSILLLLIYVDVISVLSFLNALVLLYLLRTLIMMFYAFKLQHLKLNFKLPPNTMAMVSYSALIILGGSAAIVLLEVDKVMLNQFIEIENVAYYSVAGYMAITIAVPSRSMHNITYPLTAEILHNKDIPGLKRLYQKSSLTLFIISGLLFLLIILNLHDLYYFLPDSYRDGYIIVVILGLAKVYDAILGNNNAILYNSDFYRALLLMGVMLAVLTILLNLWLIPRYGLDGAAIASFLAFFIYNTIKLVYVKAKFNIQPFTKETVKVFLLLLIIALLFYFVKFPFHPLVNIGLKSFLIIVPYVFVLYRFKISEDVFGALSKYLDRITGKK; translated from the coding sequence ATGGGAATAGTCTTTAAACAGTCTTTGAACAATACCTTGATCACCTATTTTGGTTTTGTGATAGGGGGAATCAACCTACTTTTTCTATATACCCGATTTTTAACCGATGAATATTTCGGTTTGGTCAACGTTATCCTTTCTGCTTCAGCGGTTTTAATGCCCCTTTTGGCATTTGGGGTTCCCAACACCCTTGTGAAATACTTTGCAGGTTTCCAAGCGGGTAGGAGCAGGGATTCTTTTTTAACTCTTATGGTGTTCCTACCCTTGGTACTTATACTTCCAATAGCTTTAATTTCACAAATTTCCAATGAGGCTATTGGAAACTTTTTGTCCAAGGAAAACCCAGTAGTAAAAGGCTATGTATGGCATATTTTCCTTATCGGTGTGGCTATGGCGTACTTTGAGGTATTCTATGCCTGGGCCAAAGTTAATATGCGATCGGTTTTTGGGAATTTTATGAAGGAGGTTTTTAGCCGTATTACCGTATCGATCCTATTGTTATTAATCTATGTCGATGTTATTTCGGTATTGTCATTTCTCAATGCCCTAGTACTGCTTTATCTTTTAAGAACCTTAATAATGATGTTCTATGCTTTTAAACTTCAGCATTTAAAATTAAACTTTAAGCTGCCACCCAACACCATGGCAATGGTAAGTTATAGTGCTTTAATTATTTTGGGAGGCTCGGCAGCGATTGTATTATTGGAAGTGGATAAGGTAATGCTCAATCAGTTTATAGAAATTGAAAACGTGGCCTATTACAGTGTTGCTGGCTATATGGCCATCACCATTGCTGTACCCTCTAGGTCTATGCACAATATTACCTACCCATTAACTGCGGAGATACTCCATAACAAGGATATCCCTGGCCTTAAGAGGCTATATCAAAAAAGTTCGCTCACCTTGTTTATAATATCCGGACTTTTGTTCCTGTTGATCATCCTGAATCTTCACGATCTCTATTATTTTTTACCGGATAGTTACCGTGATGGATATATTATTGTAGTTATCCTAGGTTTGGCAAAGGTATACGATGCTATTTTGGGAAACAACAATGCTATTCTTTACAATTCCGATTTTTATAGAGCCCTGCTCCTAATGGGAGTAATGTTGGCAGTTTTAACGATACTTTTAAATTTATGGTTAATTCCCAGGTATGGTTTGGATGGCGCCGCTATAGCTAGTTTTTTGGCATTCTTTATTTATAACACCATAAAACTGGTTTATGTAAAGGCCAAATTTAATATTCAACCATTCACAAAGGAAACGGTAAAGGTGTTCCTTCTTTTATTGATTATTGCCCTACTGTTCTACTTTGTTAAATTTCCTTTTCATCCTCTTGTCAATATTGGATTAAAAAGTTTCTTAATAATAGTTCCTTATGTGTTTGTGCTGTACCGGTTTAAAATATCCGAAGATGTATTTGGTGCACTATCAAAGTATTTGGATAGGATAACGGGAAAAAAATAA
- the nth gene encoding endonuclease III, with protein sequence MTKREKVDFAIKTLQELYPTIPVPLDHKDPYTLLIAVLLSAQSTDVRVNKITPLLFEKADNPYDMVKMSVDEIREIIRPVGLSPMKAKGIYGLSRMLVEKYDGIVPRELELLEEFPAVGHKTASVVVSQAFGIPAFPVDTHIHRLMYRWGFSNGKNVVQTEKDAKRLFPKRLWNDLHLQIIWYGREYSPARGWNMEKDIITKTIGRKKVLNAYYKNNRPSL encoded by the coding sequence ATGACTAAAAGAGAAAAAGTAGACTTTGCTATAAAAACATTACAAGAATTATATCCTACAATTCCAGTGCCTTTGGACCATAAGGACCCCTATACCCTACTTATTGCAGTACTCTTATCGGCACAAAGTACAGATGTAAGGGTAAACAAGATTACCCCACTATTATTTGAAAAAGCGGACAACCCTTACGATATGGTGAAAATGTCGGTGGATGAGATAAGGGAAATTATTAGACCAGTTGGACTTTCCCCTATGAAAGCTAAGGGTATTTACGGGCTTTCAAGAATGCTGGTAGAAAAATACGATGGTATAGTTCCAAGGGAATTGGAATTGTTAGAGGAATTTCCGGCCGTTGGCCATAAAACTGCAAGCGTAGTGGTATCCCAAGCCTTTGGAATTCCAGCATTTCCTGTAGATACACACATCCACAGATTAATGTACCGATGGGGTTTTTCTAACGGGAAAAATGTAGTACAAACGGAAAAGGATGCAAAGAGATTATTTCCAAAAAGGCTCTGGAACGACCTACATCTACAAATTATTTGGTATGGCAGAGAATACTCCCCCGCTCGTGGATGGAATATGGAAAAAGACATTATTACCAAAACCATTGGTAGAAAAAAGGTCTTGAATGCCTATTACAAAAACAATAGGCCCAGCTTATAA
- a CDS encoding YfhO family protein — protein sequence MRNGLRAFLIHFFVTVFFILVALAYFHPVLQGKVIEQSDIVQFTGMAKEQNDFRKKTGEEPYWTNSAFGGMPTYQLGAYYPHDYIKKLDRTIRFLPRPADYLFIYLIGFYILLCCLKVDYKLAILGALAFGFSTYMIIILGVGHNAKAHAIGYMPMLLGGIVLVFRKKYLWGFLLTTIAMALEVGANHYQMTYYFMLLVLILGAVYLVDALKQKQLKHFGKSVGLLLVAVLLGVAANATSLMATKEYADWSTRGKSELTINPKGEPVEKGSGLDRDYITQYSYGIAESLNLFVPRLFGGSNSENLGTQSKTYNYLTENGISRTKALEFSKGLPLYWGDQPIVAAPAYIGAVVFFLFVLGLFLVQGKVKWWLLGGTIMALVLSWGKNFGLLTDLMIDYFPMYNKFRAVSSIQVILELCAPVLAILALAALFNNKIDESKKFKSLKISIFITLGLGIFLFLIKGLFSFTGQSDETLRQYYGDDILALIQADRKSVYNSDIFRSLIYMGLASLVIWFFLKGKLKQSLVVVFIGVLILFDLVGVAKRYVDEDDFVAKRRMSEPFQQTEFDKQIAQDKSIFRVYDPNEGINGARTSYFHQSVGGYHAAKPAGLEDLFKFYIYKGKVGVLSMLNVKYIVQQDEEGRSYPAQNPDANGNAWFVDQLISVTNANEEIMALDTLDLKHKAVFNRSKFTLNNTDYQVDSTAGIQLTNYSPNHLTYSSNNSNTGLAVFSEMYYSHGWNAYIDGQLTEHFKVNYVLRALEIPAGKHNIEFKFQPEIVRIGSKITMASSIIIGLILILGIGYTIRKSGNKTSD from the coding sequence ATGAGAAACGGTCTTAGAGCCTTTTTGATCCATTTTTTTGTTACCGTATTTTTTATCCTTGTAGCCCTTGCTTATTTCCATCCCGTATTACAAGGGAAGGTAATAGAGCAATCCGATATTGTTCAATTTACCGGAATGGCCAAGGAACAGAACGATTTTAGGAAAAAGACAGGGGAGGAGCCCTACTGGACCAATAGTGCCTTTGGTGGAATGCCCACCTATCAACTTGGGGCCTATTATCCGCATGATTATATTAAAAAACTCGATAGAACTATCCGATTTTTACCGCGACCGGCAGATTATTTATTCATCTATCTCATAGGGTTTTATATATTGTTATGTTGCCTTAAAGTAGATTATAAATTAGCCATATTGGGTGCCTTAGCTTTCGGATTCTCTACCTATATGATTATAATACTAGGGGTTGGTCATAATGCCAAAGCCCATGCTATTGGGTATATGCCCATGCTTTTGGGGGGAATTGTATTGGTATTTAGAAAAAAATATCTCTGGGGTTTTCTACTCACCACTATTGCTATGGCTTTGGAGGTAGGGGCCAATCACTATCAGATGACATATTATTTTATGCTCTTAGTGCTGATTCTGGGGGCCGTATATTTAGTAGATGCCCTTAAGCAGAAACAACTAAAACATTTTGGAAAATCGGTAGGGTTGCTCTTGGTGGCCGTTCTTTTAGGTGTGGCGGCAAACGCTACCAGCCTTATGGCTACCAAGGAATATGCCGATTGGAGTACTAGGGGGAAATCGGAGCTTACCATTAATCCCAAAGGAGAACCTGTGGAAAAAGGATCTGGTCTGGACAGGGATTATATCACCCAATATAGTTACGGTATCGCAGAGTCCCTTAATTTATTTGTTCCCAGACTTTTTGGTGGATCAAATAGCGAGAACCTTGGGACACAATCCAAAACCTATAACTACTTAACTGAAAATGGGATCTCTAGGACCAAGGCCTTAGAGTTCTCAAAAGGGCTTCCGCTTTATTGGGGAGATCAACCCATTGTTGCCGCACCCGCTTATATTGGGGCAGTTGTATTCTTTTTGTTTGTTTTGGGGCTGTTTTTGGTACAGGGTAAGGTGAAATGGTGGCTCCTGGGAGGCACTATCATGGCTTTGGTGCTTTCTTGGGGTAAGAATTTTGGATTGCTTACCGATTTAATGATCGATTATTTCCCCATGTACAATAAATTCAGGGCAGTTTCTTCCATCCAAGTAATTTTGGAACTATGTGCCCCAGTATTAGCCATATTAGCATTGGCGGCACTTTTTAACAATAAAATAGACGAATCTAAGAAATTTAAGAGTCTTAAAATTTCCATTTTTATTACCTTGGGGCTAGGAATTTTCCTTTTCCTTATAAAAGGATTATTCTCTTTTACGGGTCAAAGTGACGAAACTTTACGACAGTATTATGGGGATGATATCTTGGCACTAATCCAAGCCGATCGGAAGTCGGTTTATAATTCTGATATATTCCGATCTTTGATCTATATGGGATTGGCAAGCTTAGTAATCTGGTTCTTTTTAAAAGGAAAATTAAAACAATCGCTTGTCGTAGTGTTTATCGGTGTTCTAATTTTATTCGATTTGGTCGGCGTGGCAAAACGCTATGTAGATGAGGACGATTTTGTAGCAAAAAGAAGAATGTCCGAACCCTTTCAGCAGACCGAATTTGATAAGCAAATTGCCCAGGATAAGAGTATTTTTAGAGTGTACGATCCTAATGAGGGAATCAATGGAGCCAGAACTTCCTATTTTCACCAATCGGTAGGGGGATACCATGCTGCAAAACCAGCTGGACTTGAAGATTTATTCAAATTTTATATTTATAAGGGTAAAGTAGGGGTGTTAAGTATGCTAAACGTAAAATATATTGTGCAACAAGACGAGGAGGGCAGAAGCTATCCTGCCCAAAATCCCGATGCAAACGGCAATGCATGGTTTGTAGACCAATTAATCTCAGTGACTAATGCCAATGAGGAAATTATGGCATTAGACACCTTGGATCTAAAACACAAAGCGGTATTCAATCGTTCAAAGTTTACACTCAATAATACGGATTATCAAGTAGATTCTACCGCTGGCATACAATTAACTAACTACAGCCCCAATCACCTGACCTATAGTTCCAATAATTCCAACACAGGGTTGGCCGTATTTTCTGAAATGTACTATTCCCATGGATGGAACGCCTATATAGACGGACAGTTAACAGAGCATTTTAAAGTAAACTATGTGTTACGGGCGCTGGAAATTCCGGCAGGGAAACATAATATTGAGTTTAAATTTCAGCCAGAAATTGTGCGAATTGGATCCAAGATTACTATGGCAAGCTCCATAATTATTGGTCTGATCCTAATATTGGGAATCGGTTATACGATTAGGAAATCGGGAAATAAAACCTCCGACTAA
- a CDS encoding RNA polymerase sigma factor — MELLIEDSVLVKKYMNGNERALEILVNRHNQRLSSFIYSKVQDREITEDIFQDTFIKVIKTLKKGNYNEEGKFLPWVMRISHNLIIDYYRKSQRMPKFEGNSDFNLFSIISDDKLNAERQLIKDQIDFDLKVIIKELPIEQMEVLEMRIYKDMSFKEISENTGVSINTALGRMRYALINLRKLIEKYNIVLTN; from the coding sequence ATGGAACTATTAATTGAGGATTCGGTATTGGTAAAAAAATATATGAACGGGAACGAAAGGGCCCTCGAAATATTGGTAAACCGACACAATCAGCGCCTAAGCAGCTTTATTTACTCCAAAGTTCAAGATCGAGAAATCACTGAGGATATTTTTCAGGATACCTTTATAAAAGTAATTAAAACCTTAAAAAAGGGAAATTATAATGAAGAAGGTAAATTTCTGCCTTGGGTAATGAGAATATCCCACAACCTTATTATAGATTACTACAGAAAGAGCCAAAGAATGCCCAAATTTGAAGGGAATAGCGATTTTAATCTTTTCTCTATTATCAGTGATGATAAACTAAATGCTGAACGGCAACTTATCAAGGATCAGATCGACTTTGATCTTAAGGTTATAATAAAGGAATTGCCGATAGAGCAGATGGAGGTGTTGGAAATGCGTATATATAAGGACATGAGTTTTAAGGAAATTTCAGAAAATACTGGGGTAAGTATTAATACGGCATTGGGGAGAATGCGTTATGCCCTGATCAATCTCCGAAAGCTTATTGAAAAGTACAATATAGTTTTAACGAATTAA
- a CDS encoding RNA polymerase sigma factor — protein MELQTDDSVLVKDYINGNEKALEILINRHNQRISSFVYSKVLDRDVTEDIFQDTFIKVIKTLKKGSYSEEGKFLPWVMRIAHNLVIDHFRRNKRMPMFEGSEDFNIFSVISDDQLNVEKKLIKDQIDTDLSNLIEELPDDQKEVLLMRIYRDMSFKEISENTGVSINTALGRMRYALINLRKIIAKNNIVLTN, from the coding sequence ATGGAATTGCAAACAGATGACTCGGTATTAGTAAAAGATTACATTAACGGCAATGAAAAGGCACTTGAGATTTTGATCAATAGGCACAACCAGCGTATTAGTAGCTTTGTCTATTCCAAGGTTCTTGACAGAGATGTTACAGAAGATATATTCCAGGATACCTTTATTAAAGTAATCAAGACCTTAAAAAAAGGCTCCTATAGTGAAGAAGGAAAATTTTTGCCATGGGTAATGAGGATCGCACACAATTTGGTGATCGATCACTTTAGAAGGAATAAAAGAATGCCCATGTTTGAAGGGAGCGAAGATTTTAATATTTTTTCGGTCATCAGTGATGATCAATTAAATGTAGAAAAAAAACTAATAAAAGATCAGATCGATACTGACCTCTCAAATTTGATCGAAGAATTACCCGATGATCAAAAAGAAGTACTATTAATGCGTATTTACAGGGATATGAGTTTTAAGGAGATATCTGAAAACACTGGAGTCAGTATTAATACCGCTTTGGGAAGAATGCGTTATGCGCTTATTAACCTTAGAAAAATAATAGCGAAAAACAATATAGTTTTAACGAATTAA
- a CDS encoding glycosyltransferase family 4 protein has product MQKVLIITYYWPPAGGPGVQRWLKFAKYLPSFNVEPIVYAPENPNYPITDDSFLQEVPEGIRVYKRKIFEPYGLARIFSKKKTKQISAGIITSKNQSPLEKLLLWIRGNLFIPDARKFWIKPSVNFLSQLIEKENIGIIITTGPPHSVHLIGQQLKKRSKVQWIADFRDPWTSIGYHDKLLLTASSQKKHKQLEHLVLNEADKIIVTSNTTKLEFSQLTTKPITVITNGYDTYKERPVPLDAKFTVSHIGSLLSGRDPLNLWKALSELVMESDEFKQCFRLQLAGVVSRDVIASLESCGLGPYLDLPGYLSHEEAMELQRSSQVLLLIEIDSEETKGIVPGKVFEYMASKRPILGVGPKEWEVASLVEASNTGIIFDYQQFKEIKDILWQWFLEYKKGELFLPFAKTEQYHRKELTRKLSKYIGIWE; this is encoded by the coding sequence ATGCAAAAAGTACTCATTATCACCTATTACTGGCCTCCTGCAGGGGGGCCTGGAGTACAGCGTTGGCTGAAATTCGCAAAGTACCTTCCCTCTTTTAATGTGGAACCCATTGTATACGCTCCTGAAAATCCAAATTATCCTATTACGGACGACTCCTTTTTGCAGGAGGTTCCAGAGGGAATAAGGGTATACAAAAGGAAAATTTTTGAACCTTATGGGCTGGCGCGTATTTTCTCAAAAAAAAAGACAAAACAGATCAGTGCCGGAATAATTACGAGCAAGAATCAAAGCCCACTAGAAAAGTTGCTATTATGGATACGGGGCAACCTTTTTATTCCCGATGCCAGAAAATTTTGGATAAAGCCATCCGTAAACTTTTTGTCCCAGTTAATTGAAAAGGAAAATATAGGGATTATAATAACCACTGGTCCGCCACACAGCGTTCATTTAATTGGACAGCAATTAAAAAAACGCTCCAAAGTACAATGGATAGCCGATTTTAGAGATCCGTGGACTTCTATTGGGTATCATGATAAGTTACTGCTTACGGCATCTTCCCAAAAAAAACACAAGCAACTGGAACATCTTGTGCTAAATGAAGCCGATAAAATTATTGTTACTAGCAACACTACAAAATTAGAATTTTCCCAGTTGACCACAAAGCCAATCACCGTGATAACCAATGGTTATGATACGTATAAGGAAAGGCCAGTCCCCTTGGATGCTAAATTTACCGTATCACATATTGGATCTTTATTATCGGGAAGGGACCCATTAAACCTGTGGAAAGCGCTGTCCGAATTGGTAATGGAAAGCGATGAATTTAAACAATGTTTTAGATTACAGCTAGCGGGTGTGGTCAGTAGGGATGTTATTGCGAGTTTAGAGTCTTGTGGATTAGGGCCCTATTTGGATCTTCCAGGTTATCTTTCCCATGAAGAAGCAATGGAACTACAAAGAAGTTCTCAGGTTCTCTTATTGATAGAAATCGATTCGGAAGAAACCAAGGGAATCGTCCCGGGAAAGGTTTTTGAATATATGGCCTCTAAAAGACCAATTCTGGGGGTAGGACCTAAGGAATGGGAAGTTGCTTCACTAGTTGAAGCTTCAAATACAGGAATAATTTTTGATTATCAGCAGTTTAAAGAAATTAAGGATATCTTATGGCAATGGTTTTTGGAATATAAAAAAGGGGAGTTGTTCTTGCCATTTGCAAAAACAGAACAATATCACAGAAAGGAACTCACCAGAAAATTATCCAAGTATATAGGAATATGGGAATAG